A genomic stretch from Haloarchaeobius amylolyticus includes:
- a CDS encoding DUF7287 family protein: MGTTIECGDDRAQTTQDFAIGISIFLLTVGFTFGFLPSLLTPFGSPLGDDITAKSDRVAATLIEENHVDGEPRTLNYTQLESFLASTNNESALQDHFGLRSTADVNITIVNVYDNGTREVLADGSGNLTAGTDYEGQTPAASTSRVVVLTGDRCDVQCFVVVKVW; encoded by the coding sequence GTGGGAACAACTATCGAGTGCGGCGACGACCGCGCCCAGACGACCCAGGACTTCGCCATCGGCATCAGCATCTTCCTGCTGACGGTCGGGTTCACCTTCGGGTTCCTCCCGAGCCTGCTGACGCCCTTCGGCTCGCCCCTCGGCGACGACATCACGGCGAAGTCCGACCGGGTCGCCGCGACGCTCATCGAGGAGAACCACGTCGACGGCGAGCCCCGAACGCTGAACTACACCCAGCTCGAGAGCTTCCTGGCGAGTACGAACAACGAGTCCGCGCTCCAGGACCACTTCGGGCTGCGAAGTACTGCCGACGTCAACATCACCATCGTCAACGTCTACGACAACGGGACGAGAGAGGTCCTGGCTGACGGGTCCGGCAACCTGACTGCCGGGACCGACTACGAGGGACAGACACCGGCAGCGTCCACGTCACGCGTCGTCGTCCTCACCGGCGACCGCTGTGACGTGCAGTGTTTCGTCGTGGTGAAGGTGTGGTAA